Proteins encoded by one window of Haematobia irritans isolate KBUSLIRL chromosome 2, ASM5000362v1, whole genome shotgun sequence:
- the LOC142225060 gene encoding zinc carboxypeptidase-like, translated as MKVLTGLLIFALAGCALSSGPGMARYDDFKVYKIYIKEEQQLNELKKFRNVLPIHHLNEITGVNNSYDVVIDPANQKKLEDLLQFHEMEYKITINDLQKSIDESLPKTRSSTGMEWTKFHMLEDIYDFVDNLTDNNPRLITPYTIGYSYEKRPIKAIRISHKPNNKAIFIESQIHAIEWISSATSTCFFNNLFNSNNKTLNKLLKDYDWIYVPVLNPDGFVYTHTVERLWRKNRKPTGFSNSSGICYGTDLNRNFGYEWGALSAWNFNEPCDHWYGGAKPDSEPEVLALQNFINSFPDDYIKMYVPLHSYGNFVLLPYGHTNEIFPPNYDQMMRIAKGFADAAHRRYGTVFRYGSTGTLNYSGFTSGATKDWVYGVKKVPYTGTIELRDNGEYGFFLPPSQIQEVCDEVTEGLLGLIQAAEKEGLFKRGGKPVSTP; from the exons ATGAAAGTTCTTACAGGTCTCCTGATATTTGCTCTGGCTGGATGTGCTCTGTCTTCTGGGCCTGGAATGGCACGCTATGATGATTTCAAGGTTTACAAAATCTACATTAAGGAGGAACAGCAATTGAacgaattgaaaaaatttcgtaatgtCTTGCCG aTCCATCATTTGAATGAAATAACCGGAGTAAATAATAGCTATGATGTGGTAATCGATCCAGCCAATCAAAAGAAACTTGAAGATCTTTTACAATTCCATGAAATGGAATACAAGATCACCATCAACGATTTGCAAAA ATCGATTGATGAAAGTTTACCCAAAACCCGTAGTAGTACTGGCATGGAATGGACGAAATTTCATATGTTAGAAGATATCTATGATTTTGTCGACAATTTGACCGATAATAATCCTCGCCTTATTACACCCTATACCATTGGCTATTCGTATGAGAAAAGGCCCATTAAGGCCATACGCATCTCCCACAAACCCAACAACAAAGCCATTTTCATCGAAAGTCAAATTCATGCCATTGAATGGATATCCTCGGCCACCAGTACTTGCTTCTTCAATAATCTTTTCAATTCCAATAACAAAACCTTGAATAAACTCCTAAAGGATTATGATTGGATCTATGTGCCAGTTTTAAATCCTGATGGCTTTGTCTATACCCATACGGTGGAACGTTTATGGCGTAAAAATCGTAAACCCACAGGTTTCTCGAATTCATCGGGTATTTGCTATGGAACTGATTTGAATCGTAACTTTGGCTATGAATGGGGTGCCTTGTCGGCTTGGAATTTCAATGAACCTTGTGATCATTGGTATGGTGGTGCCAAACCCGATTCCGAACCTGAAGTTTTGGCTTTACAGAATTTCATAAATTCCTTCCCCGATGATTATATCAAAATGTATGTCCCTCTGCATTCGTATGGCAACTTTGTGCTTCTACCCTATGGTCATACCAATGAGATTTTTCCACCAAATTATGATCAAATGATGCGCATTGCCAAGGGTTTCGCTGATGCTGCCCATAGAAGATATGGCACGGTATTCCGTTATGGTTCCACAGGAACCCTTAATT ATTCCGGTTTTACCTCGGGTGCCACCAAGGATTGGGTATATGGTGTTAAAAAGGTTCCCTACACTGGTACCATTGAGTTACGCGACAATGGTGAATATGGATTCTTTTTACCACCCAGCCAAATTCAGGAGGTATGTGATGAAGTAACCGAAGGTCTGCTGGGTTTGATTCAAGCTGCTGAAAAGGAAGGTCTATTTAAACGTGGTGGCAAACCTGTTAGCACACCCTAA